The window ACGTTCCGGGAAAATCACCTCCAGCCTCATTCAGGTCACCTCTATCACCCCTTGCCCAGTCGTGGAAGCCCATTATTCCGCCCTTTTTTAAGACTCTATACAGACCTGACAGAGCGACTTCTTTATTCATCCAATGACAAATTGTTTCGTTGTGAAAAATCTTGTTAAAAGTGTTTTCAGAATAATCTATCTTGTGAACATCTTTAATGTCCCTTTTTATTAAAAAATCAACCCCCTCAAGAATGTCACAATCGATTGCCTTTTGAATTTGATTTGGATTGATATCGAATCCGATAATCCTGCAGCCATATAATTTTGCCATGAGTCTTGTTGGGGCGCCATTTCCGCATCCTGCATCCAGTATGAAGTCATCCTTCTCAATCTTCATCATTCTTAGTAGCTTTATTACTTCTGATTGCAGGTGATGTGACATGCTTTCAGTATCAAATACCCTTCTATCGAGACTTTTTGGATCAACACCGAAAGACTTATACATTTTTTCAAGTTCTTCTGCTGTATAAACTGGGAACCCTATATTTTCGGAAAAGCTTTTGATTATATTTTTTGTGACCTGTTCTTCATTTAACATGACTTTTCCCCCCAAAAACATTCTCTTTTTTGCTAAATATAAGTTCTGCTTCTGCCACTTTCTTTTCACCAACGAATGCCTCTGCGGTCACGTATGCACCGGTCGATAAAGATTTGATATTCATCACCTTAATTTTTAACTGATCCCCTGGAACAACAGGATGATGAAACCGTGCCTTAACAGAACCGAGGAAATAGATAGATTTCTCTTCATTTGGTTCTATCTTAGTGCCTGCAGCAAAAAGAATTATAGCAGTCTGTGCCATAGCTTCAATTATAGCAACACCTGGCATAATTGCAACTTCAGGAAAATGGCCAAGAAAGAATATGTCATTTCCTGATACATTCTTTACTGCTAAGGCCTCTTTGCCAGGATTAACATCCAAAATCTTATCAATCATGATAAAAGGAAACCGCTGAGGGATAAGTTTTTTTATCTCTTCAAAATCGAGTTGCATTTTAGCCTCCATACTTTCCAAGCACGATTGCTGTATTATTACCATAGAAATCAGATGCGGTTAAAAGTATATTATTTATTTTTTTACTTATCGCAATATTTGGCACGTAGTCCAGATCGCATTCAGAATCTTTTTCTAAATAATTTACTGTAGGAGGGATGATACCTTTTTGTAGAGAACAAACTGCTGCAGCAAGAGATAAAGCTCCTGATGCAGAATATGATTCACCTATCATTGATTTGATTGAACTAATAGGTATTTTGTATATCTGTTTTCCGAAAACCTCCTTAAAAACTTTTGTTTCCATTCTATCAAGTCCTTTAGCGGAGTTTGCGCTTGCAGAAATATAATTTATGTCGTCCGGATAAAGAGATGCACTTTTCAATGCATTGTTAATTGCGTTAATTAGACCTTTTCCTTTATGACTAAAATTGCTGTCTGATTCAGGATCAAAAGAATTGCCATAACCAAGCACATAAGCAAGTATTTTCGCGCCTCTTTTTAGTGCATATTCTTCATCTTCAAGAACAAGTACTGAAGCACCTTCAGAAAGAATAAAACCGTTTCTTCTCGCATCGAACGGGCAACATAGAGGTTCTGACCCATCAGTTCCAGATAAATATCCAAGTTTGTAAAAGGTAAGAAATGTCTCTTCGCATAATTCTTCAACTCCTCCGGCAAGCACGATATGCGCTCTACCTAAATTTATAAAATCATAAGCATAAGAGACAGCATCAAGACTGGCACAAAAACCTGTAGATATTGTTGTATTGAAGCCTTTTATTTTGAAACGAATTGATACCTGACTTGCTGGGGAATTAATTACTGTATTGGGGAAATGAGATGGATTGACATATTTAGGACCTTCGATAAGACTTACACGGTCAAACTGGGATATGCTGTGAAGGCTTCCAAAAGTTGTTCCAATAGAGACACCGGTAGAGTGAGTGTTATCTTCTGAGATGTAAAGATTTGCATCTTCAATCGCTAACTTAGCTGCAGAGCAGATCAATGTTGTGCTTCTATCAAGAATGCGAAGATCTTTTTTACCGAGGAAAGTGATGGGATCAAAATCATTAATTTCCCCTGCTATATGAACATTAAAATTAGATGTATCAAAAAGGCTTATTGTTCTAAATCCTTTTTTGCCTTGAACCAGGTTATCCCAGTAAATGTCTTTCCCAATTCCTATCGGTGAAATAACACCAATACCGGTTATAACAATTTTTTTGTTCATTCCTTTTTAATTTTATATCATTTAAAATTTAATAAAATACTTTAATAAACGATGCTAACTATTTGAATTATAGTATAATTATACATAGCTGAATTAACCCCTACAAAAAAAGTTATTTTCTTATCAAATAAAATACAATCAAACCAGAGTTATCACGGTTTTCTGATATTGCAGAATCAGGTATATTAGCCATGGTCAATATATTCCTGAATTCTTCTTCATTCCTCTGGAGGAAGCCGTCCCAGTCAACAATCCAGTGATAATCCGGGCCAATATAACGATTTGCATCCTTAAAAGCTGCTATTAAAATGCCACCTGAATTAAGAAGTTGATACAGGGAATTTAATATTCTTATTAGAAATTCGGTTTCAAGATAATCAAAAAATCCAACACTGTAAATAATATCCTGCTTCCCGAATTCTTTCATGTTTAATTCGTGGTCGAACATTCTGAGTGCATTATATTTTCGAAGGACAACCTGTTTTGATGATAGAGGAGAAATGTTTGTATATGAGAGACGATTGGCAGCAAAAGCAAGAGCATCGTTATCAAGATCAATGCATGTAAATTTAGCAGATGAACTTTCGATTTCGGAAGATAATTCAAACACTTCTCTGCAAGACCCGCACGCTATATTTAATACAGCGGGATTATTTCTAATTAGTAGTTCATCTTTCAATATTGTTCTTAGTTTTTCTATTCTGTTTCTTACTGCTACAGTCAATGGAGCCCTTAGAAAAGCTAAATCCAGATAATAGCCAAGTCCTTGGGATAACGGGGTATTCCTGTACATGCCTTCGAGCATTTTATAGTCACCTTGATAGCCCTGAGGCCATGTTCGTGCACGGTTCATGAAATAGCTTTTTGATATTATATGGTTTGTTTTTTCACGGAATCTTATTTGAGCATCACGTATAATATTTCTGTCTTTAACTTTTTCTTCAAAGTGTATATATGCATTTCTTATCTCTGAAATAGCATCCTCTATAGCCTGTAAAATGTCCTGAGGATTTTCATTTTTGTTTTGACATTTTTTTTCTATTTCTTCGAGTCGTTTGTTGAATAATTCTGTCGCTTCATCGATAATATCAACATGTTTCCCGTCCAGTTCAACTCCTACCCGGTAGCCATTATCAGACTTAATACAATACTTTACAAAACCAGCTTTATCTTCTATGCCCTCATTAAACCAGATAATATGCCCCGGTTCTAACGGATAGTCTGTGTAAATACCTAAACCATTTTCACTGATATCAAAAGACCTGCCATGTGCCTTTAGCCATTTGCGTTTCCTGTCAATAATTGAGCTGAAAGAATAATCAATAGATTGAGTAAACGGTTTTCTTTCAAATCTCCTTACCCTTTCATACTGAGCTTTCAATACATTTTCCATGCTGTTTTACCTCCTCTTTATAGAAAAATAGTTTTATAAAAATGACAAAATGTTTTTAACCATAATTTAAACAATTCTATTCTGTCTTGCTCCCTTTCCCAAATTTATCTAAAAAAGGTTTTACAAGATCTATCGGGACAGGGAAGATTATCGTTGAGTTTTTCTCTGTTGCAATTTCTGTCAAAGTCTGCAGAAATCTAAGCTGTAATGCCGAGGGTGAAGTTGCAATAATATTTGCAGCCTCTGTGAGTTTTTGCGCAGCCTGGAATTCACCTTCAGCATGGATAACCTTTGCCCTTCTTTCACGTTCGGCTTCTGCCTGTTTAGCAATCGCTCTTAACATTTCAGTTGGGAGATCAACATTTTTTACTTCGACCGCAGTTACTTTTATACCCCATGGCTCGGTCTGGAAATCGATAACCTTTTGAAGCTCTGCATTGACTTCCTCTCTTTTAGTCAGAAGATCGTCAAGCTGGCTCTGTCCGAGTATGCTCCTGAGTGTTGTTTGAGAAATCTGTGAAGTAGCAAAATAGAAATCTTCGACCTCAGTGATGGCTTTTATAGGATCCATTACACGGAAATAGATAACTGCATTAACTTTAACAGTTATATTATCTTTTGTTATTACGTCCTGAGGTGGCACATCCATAGTTACCGTCCTTAGACTGACTTTAACGAGTTTGTCGATTATCGGCCAAATTATGACAAGGCCAGGACCTTTAACTGGTATCACCCTGCCAAGCCTGAAGACAACTCCTCTTTCATATTCCCTTAGAATTTTGATAGCACTTGAAAGGAAATATATAATTAAGAATATTATCAAGAGGAAACCCATAAAAGATGGTGCAATAAAAGGCATGATAAACTCCTTTCTTAAACTATAGTTTTTTTACCTTAACAGTTAAACCTTCGATAGATTCTATAACTATCTTTTCCCCTTTTGTTATAGGTTCATCTGAAAAAGCTGACCATCGTTCTCCGTGTAATAATACCATTCCTCCTTCTTTTGTAATATTGGTAACCGCAATACCTTTTTCTCCCATTAGACCCTCTAACCCTGTTACAGGTTTTCTTTTATATGCCTTAAATGCAAGGCTGAATGTTAGTGTAAAAAATAAGGCAGTTATGATTACTGCTGGAAGTATGATGTAAAAGGAAAGTTTCATGAACGGTGCTGGTGATTCAAATAACATGATTGAACCAAGTATCATTGAAATTATTCCACCTATCGTTAATATGCCATGTGATATGATTTTTACTTCCAATATAAACATGATAATGGAAAGAATGATTAATAACAAGCCTGCATAATTTACAGGAAGGGTCTGAAAAGAATAGAAGGCGAGTATCAGGCATATCCCTCCTATCACTCCAGGAAAAATTGAACCTGGGTTTGTTAGCTCAAAAAATAGACCATAAAAACCAAGGAGCATTAATATATAAGCAATATTAGGATCAGATATCAGCCCCAGTATTTTGTGTCTGATGCTCATGTTTTCACGTATTACAACAGCATTTTTGGTATTTAGCACTTTTTCCCCGAGAATTGTTTGAACTTTTTTACCATGGATTTCGTCAAGTAAAGAATTGATATTCTTTGATATTAAATCAATTACATGAAGATTAAGGGCCTCTGTTTCTGTAGCAGAAATGCTTTTTCTGACAGCATCTTCTGCCCATTGAATATTTCTTGCTCTTTTCTCAGCAATAGATTTTATGTATGCAGCCGCATCGTTTGTTGCTTTTTCTGCCATTGTTTTATCCATTTTTTCACCGATACCTACAGGATGAGCAGCCCCTATATTTGTTCCTGGAGCCATTGCTGCAATATGTGATGCCAGAGTTATAAAGACACCTGCTGAAGCTGCCCTGCTTCCACTTGGTGAGACATATACTATTACTGGTATTTCACTGCCAATTATATCTTTCACAATATTTCTCATAGAAGTATCTAATCCACCCGGAGTATCTAATTCAATAATGAAAGCTTCCACTTTTCTTTCATTTGCTTTTTTTATTTGTTTTGTAATGAATTCAGCAACAACTGGATTTATTACGCTCTGAATAGTTATTACCATAACTTCTTTTTTTGTTTCTTGTGAATATGATATAGAAAAAATTGAATAGAGTAGAAAAATTAAAATAATACTCCATGAAAATATAATTTTTTTCTTTAAACAAAAGGGGGTATATATCATATTTCAAATTATAGTTTTAATAAAAAGGAATTTCAACAAGCTATTAAAATATATAAAATCGTTAAATTTCAAGCAGTTCAAAAAGTGTTATTAATACAGATTCACTTAGTGCTTTAAGATTATATCCACCCTCGAGGGTAAAAATAATGGGCGGGATTGTATGTCGTACTAACTTTTGACATGAAATAATACTTCTTACAATATTTCTTATTCCTTCATTAGAAACATAAATTCCAGAGAGAGGATCACTCGAAAGAATATCATATCCAGCAGATACGAGAATAATATCAGGATTAAATTTCATTACGAGGTTTGGTAATATATCATTATAACAATGAAAAAAGTCTTTATCTCCAGAGCCTGCTTGTAAAGGTATATTATATGTAAATCCCTTACCCTTGCCAACCCCTCTTTCTGAATCAGTACCTGTGCCTGGATAATGAGGATATTGGTGTGTGCTGAAATAAAATATTGTGTCATCTTCTTCAAATATATGCTGTGTTCCATTTCCATGATGCACATCAAAGTCAACAATAAATATCTTTTTATAGCCAATTTTTTGTGCATATCTTGCACCAATAGCAACATTATTGAATATACAAAAACCCATTGCACTATCTTTCTCAGCATGATGCCCAGGAGGTCTAACTGCACAGAATGCCCTTTCTATTATTCCCTGTTTAGTTTTTTCAAGAGCTTCTATAATGGCGCCAGCAGCGTAAAGTGATACTTCGAATGTATGCTCTGATATATATGTATCCGAATCGTAAAATCCCGTAAAGGATTTTATGTTATCGAAATATTTTTTTGTATGAACTTCAAGAATATCATTTTCTTTTGCAGGACAGGGTTTTAGATGAATTAGCTTATTCCATAAAATAGATTTCTGGAGTGTTTCGAGGATTACTGTTAATCTCTGAGAAGATTCAGGATGCCCAGGTGGCATTTTATGCTTAAGAAATATATCATCATATATAAAACCAACTTTTTTCATTTTAAACCTGACATTTGCTATAGGGTCTCCATATTTCTGTCATTCTACGCTTTATGTGAAAACCAGTTTTTCTGGTTTCCTGCTGAGTTTATCCCGTACTTGATACAGGGTATTAAGACGCATTTCAGGATATTTACATAATTTAGAAACCCTGTGGTTTTACCGCAGGGTTTCTCATTAAACAAAGGGTAGATGATTAATCACCATTTTGATTAATCTACTTAAAACAAACAACAATTAAAATAAACCTTTAACTTTACCTGTTTTTACATCCACATCCACTCGACGAAATGCAGGGTCTGAACTTGTTCCTGGCATAAGACTGATATTTCCAGCTACAGGACAGATGAACCTTGCCCCACCATAAATAAGAAAATCACGAATGTGAAGTGTCCATCCTTTTGGTACCCCTTTAATTGTAGGGTCATGAGAAAGGGATAGGTGAGTTTTTACCATCATTGTAGCATAATCTCTGAATTTTGGATCCTTTTCAAACCTTTCAGCTTTAGCTGTTGCCTCAGGTGAGTAACTAACACCGTTTGCACCATAAACCTCTTTAGCTATTAGTTCAATTCTTTTCCGTATAGGGGTTTCAAGATCATAGAGGAATTTAAAATCAACCCTATCATTACAGGCATCAATGACTGCATCAGCCAGCTCGAGAGCACCTTCACCTCCATATTGCCAGTGCTGTGATACAGCAACACGTGCACCTGCAGCCTCACACATCCTCTTCGTTAATTTAACCTCTTCATCTGTATCAGTGTGGAACCTGTTTATACAGACAACAGGATTTATGCCTGCCTTTTTCACTGTATTAATATGATGAATTACATTTGACATTCCATCTTCAAGCCATTTGAGATTTTCCTCAAAATATTCCTTTGGAATAGGTCTACCTGGGATTACAGGTGGTGCTCCTGCATTAACACCATGATGTTTCAATGCCCTTATTGTTGCGGTGATTACAGATACATTAGGAATATTGCCTGAATAACGACATTTTACATTCCAGAATTTTTCAAAACCGATATCTGCACCAAAACCTGATTCTGTAATATGATAGTCAGACAATTTAAGACACATCTTATCTGCAACAACGGAAGATTGACCGACAGCAATATTTGCAAAAGGCCCTGCATGTACAAAACACGGCTGGCCTTCCAATGACTGGAGTAAATTTGGATTTATAGCATCTCGCATCCATGCTGTCATTGCTCCTGCAACTTCCAGATCTTCTGTTGTAATTGGATTTCCTTGTTTATCATATGCAACTACAATACCACCTATTCTTTTGCGAAAATCTGCAAGGTCACTGAATATAGACAATATAGCCATTACTTCAGACGAAACTGCAATGCCGAATTTAGATGGCATCATGAAACCATCCATTTTACCACCAATCCCTATAATGATATTACGGAGAGCTTGCGCACAATAATCAATAACCCATCCCATTTCAATGTTTTTAGGATCAATATTTAGGCGCTTCAAATTTCTTTTTGAGAGTTGTTCATCTGTGTAATTGAATTCATGTTGCATTCTTGCTGTCAGAGCAACCATAGCAAGGTTATGGGCATTCATAACAGCGTTGATGTCACCGGTAAGACCAAGAGAAAATTCTGTGAGAGGAATACATTGTGATAAACCACCGCCTGCAGCAGAACCTTTAATATTCATAGTTGGACCGCCTGATGGTTGGCGTATAGCTGCGGTAACTTTCTTTTTACGTTTACCCAATCCTTGTAAAAGACCGAGGGTAGTTGTTGATTTTCCCTCACCTAAAGGGGTAGGGGTAATCGCTGTTACTTCGATAAATTTACCATCTGGCTTATTTTTTAATCGATCGAGCACTTTTGAATAATTTACTTTTGCAATATAGTGTCCATGAGGTATAAGTTCATCCGTTTCAATCCCCAATTCCTCAGCCAATTGCAAAGAGGTCTTCATGGTTTTCTCCGCTGCTTCAGCAATTTCCCAATCTGCATTTTTTGTAGGGTCCAATAGCATGTTAAAAATCCTCCTTTCTTAATAGATTGGTGTCATTAGTCAACAGTCATTTGTTACTGATTAGATATAACGATAGTTACAAAATTCCATTTTTACTGATGACCAGCGACTAATGCAGTGACGCCTATTGTTTATGTATTAATAGCTAATTAAAGCACTCAGGAATTTATCATTCATTCTTCTTAAATTCTTACTCATCACGATAGCAATTCTCTTAACAATATTAAGTGCCATAGCACAGTCTTCTTCCATTAATCTCTCAAAATCTTCTTTGGGAAGCAAAAGCAGTTCCGAGTCTTCAATGGCTACGGCGGTTGCTACATGTTTTCGATTTTCGAGAATGGACAATTCTCCAAAAAAATGACCTGTAGTCAGAACAACGAGTGTTTGCCTCCAGCCATCTGCTGTAACCCTTGAAATCTCAACCTTGCCACTGTGTATTAGCCATAATCCTTTTGTGTCGTCTTTTTCTTTAAAGACTTGTTCACCTTTTTTAAATGATATCTTCTTTAACATTTTAGATATCTTGTTAAGAGTTACGCCGTTTACATCTTGTAACAATATCTGCTGTTTTAAAATATCTGTTTTAATCATAAATGACCTCCTCCGTTATTAAACACTAAAATTTTTAATTGCCTCTATCTTAACTGCACAAACTTTCAATTCTGGTATTTTTGCGATTGGGTCGAGAGCATTATTTGTGAGAATATTTGCCGCTGCTTCTTTGAAATGGAAGGGTATAAAAACAGTGCCTTTTAATAAGCGATCTGTTGTATAAACTCTGATATCAATATGTCCCCTTCTTGAAGACACTCTTACCATGTCTCCATCAAATACGCCAATATTGGAAGCATCTTCAGGATGTATTTCTATGTACGCATCGGGAGATATAGCATTAATAGCGTGGATCTTTCTTGTCATAGTACCTGTATGATACTGGAAAAGCTGTCTTCCTGTCGATAGATAGAACGGATATTCTTCATCAGGTAGTTCTTCAGATGGTCTATAATTAACAATTGTAAAAACAGCTTTCCCTCTCGGAAAACCACCTTTGAACAGATATGGTGTTCCTGGATGATCAAGAGTAGGGCATGGCCATTGAATGCCTTTTTGGGAAATTCTTCCATATGTTATACCAGCTAAAGCTGGCCAGAGTTCTGCTGCTTCACGAAAGACTTCTTCAATGATTGTATAGTTCATTTTATATCCAAATCTCTTAGCTAATTCTATAATAATGTTTGCATCATCTTTAGATTCACCCGGCGGATCAATTGCCTTTCTGACGCGTTGAACCCTTCTCTCTGTATTCGTAAATGTCCCGTCTTTTTCCGCAAAACATGCAGATGGAAGTATGACATCAGCAAGAGCTGCCGTTTCGGTCATAAATATGTCCTGGACAACAAGAAAGTCAAGATTATTTAACGCCTTCAATGTATGATTCAAATCAGGGTCGCTAAGAGCTGGATTTTCTCCCATGATATACATCGCTTTTATATTTCCGAGAATCGCTTCTTTTATCATCTCAGTAGCAGTAAGGCCGACCTTGCCGGAAAGATTTACTCCCCATGCTTTTTCAAATTTAGTTCTTACACCATGGATATTTACTCTTTGGTAACCTGTATAAAAATCAGGGATACAACCCATATCGGTTGCTCCCTGGACATTATTCTGACCTCTGAGTGGATTGACGCCTGTGCTTTCTCTTCCAAGATTACCGCTTATTAAAGCAAGATTAGCTATTGTAAATACATTTTCTGTTCCATGGGTGTGTTGGGTAATCCCCATTGTATAATAAATTCCAGGCCTCACTGCATTTCCATAAAGAAGTGCTGCCTTTATAATTTTTTCTTTAGGAACTCCTGTGATTCTTTCGCCTTCTTCAGGAGTAAAATGATTAAGAGATTCTTTAAAACTTTCGAAACCATCAGTCCGTTCTTCTATGAACTTTTTATCAATTAAATCTTCTTTAATCATTACGTGCATTATTGAATTTATAAGCGCAACATCAGTTCCAGGCCTATGCTGTAACCATAATGTTGAGAATCTTACAAGGTCGATTTTTCTTGGGTCAGCAACAATAAGTTCCGCTCCTTTTCTAATAGCCTTCTTCATTTTCAGTCCTATAATTGGATGTGTTTCAGTTGTGTTCGAACCTATAACAAAGATTACATCATGACCCTCAATTTCAGGAATCGAATTTGTCATTGCTCCTGAACCAAATACAGTTGCCAGCCCGGCAACTGAGGAACTATGTCAGTACCTCGCACAATGGTCAACATTATTCGTTCCGATTACAGCTCTCATGAACTTCTGAAATAGGTAGTTTTCTTCATTTGTGCATCGGGCTGAAGCGAGGCCACCTATTGCGTCAGGCCCATAATTCTCTTTTATCTCTCTAAGCCTTTTTGAAACGTATTCGAAGGCTTCGTCCCATGATACCTCTCTAAAGAGTGAGGTGTGAGTTGTGAAATGTGAGGTGATTACCTCCCCATTCGGATTCTCTTTTGGGGCTATTCTAATGAGAGGTTTTGTAAGTCTTTCAGGACTGTTGACAAACCCATAGCCAAATCTACCCTTTGCACAGAGCCATCCCTCATTAATAGTGTTTTCTCTTGATGATACCCTTATGATTTCATTCCTGTGGATATACAAAGTTATATTGCATCCACATCCACAATAAGGACATATGGTTTCAACTTCTTTAAAATTCTGTCTTCCTTTGTTAGCCCACATCTTACCGGTAAGGGCTCCTGTAGGACATACTGCAACACATTGACCACAAAATTCACACTTAAGATCTTTATCAAACGGAGGAGCAATTTTTGTATTGAGCCCTCTATATGCAAAATCAATAGCGCTTACCCCCTGAACTTCTTCACAAATACGGACACACTGCCCGCACAGAATGCATTTTTCCATATCTCTTTCTATAAAAGGATTTGCATCCCTTTTTGTATAAATTCTTCTTTGACCCTCAAATCTGTTTTCTCTTAAACCATAAAAATAAGCTAATTCCTGAAGTTTACAATCTCCTGACCTTTCACACACCATGCAATCTTTAGGATGGTCAGAAAGGATTAATTCAAGAGTTGTTTTTCTTAATTTTTCAAGTGTAGGGCTTGTTGTTTTAACTATCATGCCATCTTTTGCAAAAGTTGTGCAGGAGGCAACTGGTTTAGCGATTCCATTTACCTCGACTAAACAAAGTCTACATCCCCCATAAGGCGAAAGGGCAGGATGGTGACACAGAGTAGGAATAGGAATATCGAGTTTCCTTATAGCATCGAGAATTGTGGAAAGTTTCCTCACAGTTACTGTTTTGCCGTCTATTTTTAGTGTTACCATATTCCTCTTTACAAATATTGTCTATTTATTAATGTTTGCTCCTTATAATTCGGCAGTCCTTAAGCCGGAACCCATTTTTATAGATTCTAAATTCCTGCTTCCACAGGAATGAAAAAATTCCCGAATATATCAAAAGACTACTATTCTTACAGTTCACGGTTCACGATTTCGTAATTGCCTTAAACTTGCATACATCAAAACATGTCCCGCATTTAATGCATATGTCAGTGTCTATTTTATGTGGAGATTTTCGCACACCTCTGATTGCATCAGCAGGACATACCCTTTTGCATGCTCCGCAACCTGTACATAAGTCTTCATTTATGTAATATGTAATCAAATCTCTGCAGACTGCTGCAGGACATTTTTTGTCTCTGATATGAGCTTCGTATTCGTCCCTGAAATATTTGATAGTACTCAACACAGGGTTAGGAGCAGTCATTCCGAGACCACAAAGAGAAGTTGCCCTTATATGAGTACCCAGATCTTCGAGAAGTTCTATATCACCTTCTTTGCCATTGCCATTAGTAATTCTTTCCAATATTTCAAGCATCCTTTTTGTTCCAATCCTACAAGGCACGCATTTACCACAGGATTCTGCCTGTGTAAATTCAAGAAAAAACTTTGCTGTATTAACCATACAACTTGTTTCGTCGAGAACGACCATCCCACCTGAACCCATTATTGAACCAACTTGTGCAAGTGATTCGTAATCTACTTCGATATCAAGAAGATCTGCAGGTATACATCCTCCCGAAGGCCCTCCTGTTTGCACTGCTTTTAAAGACTTGCCACCTTCAATCCCTCCGCCAATATCATAAATTATTTCCCTCAGGG is drawn from Nitrospirota bacterium and contains these coding sequences:
- the fdhF gene encoding formate dehydrogenase subunit alpha; its protein translation is MVTLKIDGKTVTVRKLSTILDAIRKLDIPIPTLCHHPALSPYGGCRLCLVEVNGIAKPVASCTTFAKDGMIVKTTSPTLEKLRKTTLELILSDHPKDCMVCERSGDCKLQELAYFYGLRENRFEGQRRIYTKRDANPFIERDMEKCILCGQCVRICEEVQGVSAIDFAYRGLNTKIAPPFDKDLKCEFCGQCVAVCPTGALTGKMWANKGRQNFKEVETICPYCGCGCNITLYIHRNEIIRVSSRENTINEGWLCAKGRFGYGFVNSPERLTKPLIRIAPKENPNGEVITSHFTTHTSLFREVSWDEAFEYVSKRLREIKENYGPDAIGGLASARCTNEENYLFQKFMRAVIGTNNVDHCARYUHSSSVAGLATVFGSGAMTNSIPEIEGHDVIFVIGSNTTETHPIIGLKMKKAIRKGAELIVADPRKIDLVRFSTLWLQHRPGTDVALINSIMHVMIKEDLIDKKFIEERTDGFESFKESLNHFTPEEGERITGVPKEKIIKAALLYGNAVRPGIYYTMGITQHTHGTENVFTIANLALISGNLGRESTGVNPLRGQNNVQGATDMGCIPDFYTGYQRVNIHGVRTKFEKAWGVNLSGKVGLTATEMIKEAILGNIKAMYIMGENPALSDPDLNHTLKALNNLDFLVVQDIFMTETAALADVILPSACFAEKDGTFTNTERRVQRVRKAIDPPGESKDDANIIIELAKRFGYKMNYTIIEEVFREAAELWPALAGITYGRISQKGIQWPCPTLDHPGTPYLFKGGFPRGKAVFTIVNYRPSEELPDEEYPFYLSTGRQLFQYHTGTMTRKIHAINAISPDAYIEIHPEDASNIGVFDGDMVRVSSRRGHIDIRVYTTDRLLKGTVFIPFHFKEAAANILTNNALDPIAKIPELKVCAVKIEAIKNFSV
- a CDS encoding cyclic nucleotide-binding domain-containing protein, which gives rise to MIKTDILKQQILLQDVNGVTLNKISKMLKKISFKKGEQVFKEKDDTKGLWLIHSGKVEISRVTADGWRQTLVVLTTGHFFGELSILENRKHVATAVAIEDSELLLLPKEDFERLMEEDCAMALNIVKRIAIVMSKNLRRMNDKFLSALISY
- a CDS encoding formate--tetrahydrofolate ligase, which encodes MLLDPTKNADWEIAEAAEKTMKTSLQLAEELGIETDELIPHGHYIAKVNYSKVLDRLKNKPDGKFIEVTAITPTPLGEGKSTTTLGLLQGLGKRKKKVTAAIRQPSGGPTMNIKGSAAGGGLSQCIPLTEFSLGLTGDINAVMNAHNLAMVALTARMQHEFNYTDEQLSKRNLKRLNIDPKNIEMGWVIDYCAQALRNIIIGIGGKMDGFMMPSKFGIAVSSEVMAILSIFSDLADFRKRIGGIVVAYDKQGNPITTEDLEVAGAMTAWMRDAINPNLLQSLEGQPCFVHAGPFANIAVGQSSVVADKMCLKLSDYHITESGFGADIGFEKFWNVKCRYSGNIPNVSVITATIRALKHHGVNAGAPPVIPGRPIPKEYFEENLKWLEDGMSNVIHHINTVKKAGINPVVCINRFHTDTDEEVKLTKRMCEAAGARVAVSQHWQYGGEGALELADAVIDACNDRVDFKFLYDLETPIRKRIELIAKEVYGANGVSYSPEATAKAERFEKDPKFRDYATMMVKTHLSLSHDPTIKGVPKGWTLHIRDFLIYGGARFICPVAGNISLMPGTSSDPAFRRVDVDVKTGKVKGLF